From a single Bacillus sp. NEB1478 genomic region:
- a CDS encoding MDR family MFS transporter gives MEHLEMRRKVIIMISIMAAMLFAALNQTIVGTSLPKIISDIGGIEYYSWIFTIFMLASSVTAILVGKLSDIYGRKPFILLGIGVFSAGSLLCGMSDSIIQLILCRGIQGFGGGMIMSTAFTAVGDLFPPRERGKWQGIMSSVFGLASVFGPTLGGYIVDHFHWHWVFWIFLPFGLVAFAAIYFLFPSVDHKKKESIDYAGSLFLTITMVPLLLSFTWAGNQYDWVSPQIIGLFAVTIAAFILFIFTEKRVSSPVLPLEMFKNRVFTVSNIIGFFLGAGMFGSIMYMPFFIQGVMGTSATKSGFVMMPLTLSMVAGSTISGQIVTKTGKYKKLAMLGLFIMVCGMSSMHFMDTETTNVTAILNMILVGTGLGIAFPIFTLTVQNATEHKYLGVATSSVQLFRQLGGTIGVSIMGSVMNNQLADHFNEKSQKLIAATPNFPKSMTEKIHELANPQVLLNQEAVMKKFSSMPPESVMFLKKVLGILRESLSYALNGVFLTGAVVISLALILTFFFLQEIPLRTSNHEKAEAASKSETA, from the coding sequence ATGGAACATCTCGAAATGAGACGTAAAGTCATAATTATGATTTCCATTATGGCGGCAATGCTTTTTGCAGCATTGAACCAGACGATTGTTGGAACGTCACTGCCGAAGATCATTTCCGACATAGGAGGTATTGAATACTACAGCTGGATTTTCACGATATTTATGCTAGCATCCAGCGTCACTGCCATTTTAGTAGGTAAGCTTTCCGATATTTACGGACGCAAGCCTTTTATACTTCTGGGAATTGGTGTTTTTTCTGCAGGTTCACTCCTTTGCGGAATGTCTGATAGTATTATTCAACTCATTTTATGCCGTGGAATTCAAGGGTTTGGAGGCGGCATGATAATGTCAACAGCATTTACAGCGGTAGGGGATTTGTTTCCACCACGTGAGCGCGGTAAATGGCAAGGAATCATGAGCAGTGTGTTTGGATTAGCGAGTGTATTCGGTCCGACACTTGGCGGATATATCGTTGATCACTTCCATTGGCACTGGGTCTTCTGGATTTTCCTTCCGTTTGGACTCGTTGCGTTCGCAGCTATCTATTTCTTATTTCCATCAGTAGACCACAAGAAAAAAGAATCAATCGATTATGCAGGATCTTTATTCCTTACGATCACAATGGTACCGTTACTCCTCTCTTTCACTTGGGCCGGCAACCAATATGATTGGGTATCACCACAGATCATCGGTCTATTCGCAGTAACAATCGCAGCCTTCATTCTCTTTATTTTTACAGAGAAACGTGTATCAAGTCCTGTTCTTCCATTAGAAATGTTTAAAAATAGGGTGTTTACAGTTTCTAATATCATTGGTTTCTTTTTAGGAGCAGGGATGTTCGGCTCCATCATGTATATGCCGTTCTTTATCCAAGGTGTTATGGGTACATCAGCAACGAAATCAGGGTTTGTTATGATGCCGCTGACATTATCTATGGTTGCAGGCAGTACGATTTCCGGCCAGATCGTAACGAAGACCGGTAAGTACAAAAAATTAGCGATGCTCGGACTATTCATTATGGTATGCGGTATGTCCAGCATGCACTTTATGGACACTGAAACAACAAACGTAACAGCTATTTTAAATATGATTTTAGTCGGTACTGGCCTCGGTATCGCATTCCCGATCTTCACCCTTACCGTTCAGAATGCTACAGAGCATAAATATTTAGGTGTTGCTACTTCTTCTGTTCAGCTGTTCAGGCAGCTTGGAGGAACAATTGGCGTTTCAATCATGGGAAGTGTAATGAATAACCAGCTTGCAGATCATTTTAATGAAAAATCACAAAAACTGATCGCTGCTACTCCTAACTTTCCAAAAAGCATGACAGAAAAAATTCACGAACTTGCTAATCCGCAAGTATTGTTAAACCAAGAAGCAGTCATGAAGAAATTCAGCAGTATGCCTCCTGAATCCGTTATGTTCCTCAAAAAAGTACTTGGCATTTTGCGTGAATCATTAAGCTATGCACTAAACGGTGTTTTCCTGACTGGGGCAGTCGTTATTAGTTTAGCGTTAATTCTTACTTTCTTCTTCTTACAAGAAATACCGCTAAGAACTTCAAATCATGAAAAAGCAGAAGCTGCCTCGAAATCAGAAACTGCCTAA
- a CDS encoding GAF domain-containing sensor histidine kinase — protein sequence MGLNREAAAIRFISLIIAAGLLTWLYSAFFLSPIPDLLIFSALLMLLLITEFFPIPVWKGFSSLSFPLVYTIELLYGWGMAIFIFGAVIFTVNALNKRPLRVVFFTPAQLAISFFGAIHASNFLLETIAKGLAPLWFAEIRMILITLLYFLFNNLIIDVLLWIRPMPYTLKIWKTKTISESLVALFSILYVTLMVALGNQNRGIVDVFSYIFFFSPLVAITLISSFIARLQQERNRLKALYDISTNFNEHLPSKDWLEKVELPILEFLGTDAVLLFLNDGQAWRNIYESGEVLSGNQLTETVMKRFEKDQVQYLFNQKTKENEWAFSFFKASIKSIMVSPLITEGEVMGVLITGRTRTNSFRSIDSQSMATLVNQLTVVWKTKLLLSEREKRVLLEERNRIAREIHDGIAQTLAGSVMQLETAGRLFTTKPDRTKDLVALSTEKLRGSLQELRESIYALRPYPTERIGLLQAIQAKINFVKEEGQPFQIRFQERGEFRQLSTMVEKVIFDIFQESLHNTIKHAKANKVDILLSYSNEQVLFKIKDDGIGFSLYESMIKAKNEPHYGILNMNELAESLGAALHIESAKGKGTEIRLQIPNLEPKEAHSID from the coding sequence GTGGGACTAAATCGTGAAGCGGCAGCAATTCGTTTTATTTCGTTAATCATAGCGGCTGGTTTACTTACTTGGCTCTATAGTGCATTCTTTTTATCGCCAATCCCTGACCTTCTTATTTTTTCAGCGTTATTAATGCTGCTGTTGATTACAGAATTTTTTCCGATTCCAGTTTGGAAAGGTTTTAGTTCTTTAAGTTTTCCTCTTGTTTATACAATTGAGCTTCTTTATGGCTGGGGAATGGCAATTTTTATCTTTGGAGCTGTTATTTTTACAGTAAATGCCCTAAACAAGCGACCATTACGTGTTGTTTTTTTTACTCCAGCACAGCTCGCTATCAGTTTTTTTGGTGCTATACATGCATCAAATTTCTTATTAGAAACGATTGCAAAAGGATTAGCGCCTCTCTGGTTCGCAGAAATACGCATGATATTGATTACTTTGCTTTATTTCTTGTTTAATAACCTTATCATAGATGTTTTATTATGGATCCGGCCAATGCCTTATACTCTCAAGATATGGAAGACAAAGACCATTTCAGAATCACTTGTTGCCTTATTCTCGATTCTGTACGTAACATTAATGGTGGCTCTCGGTAATCAAAACAGAGGTATTGTCGATGTTTTTTCTTATATTTTTTTCTTCTCACCACTTGTAGCCATTACCTTAATCTCATCCTTTATCGCGCGGTTGCAGCAGGAAAGAAACAGGTTAAAGGCTTTATATGATATTAGTACAAATTTTAATGAGCACTTGCCGTCAAAAGACTGGCTTGAAAAAGTGGAGCTGCCTATCTTAGAATTTTTAGGTACAGATGCCGTTCTGCTGTTTTTAAACGATGGACAAGCGTGGCGAAACATATATGAAAGCGGTGAAGTATTGTCAGGGAATCAATTAACGGAAACCGTGATGAAGAGGTTTGAAAAAGACCAGGTCCAGTATTTATTTAATCAAAAAACGAAAGAAAATGAATGGGCTTTTTCCTTTTTTAAAGCAAGCATCAAATCTATAATGGTGTCCCCATTGATTACTGAAGGTGAAGTGATGGGTGTATTGATTACAGGGAGAACGAGGACGAACTCTTTTAGAAGTATCGATTCCCAATCGATGGCAACCCTTGTTAACCAGCTAACCGTTGTATGGAAAACAAAGTTGTTATTATCAGAAAGAGAAAAGCGGGTATTATTAGAGGAGAGAAACCGCATTGCGCGTGAAATCCATGATGGGATTGCCCAAACACTAGCGGGATCTGTCATGCAGCTCGAAACTGCAGGACGCCTTTTCACAACTAAACCAGACAGAACGAAAGATTTAGTTGCACTCAGCACAGAAAAGCTGCGAGGAAGTTTGCAAGAACTGAGAGAGTCCATTTACGCTTTAAGACCATATCCTACAGAACGGATTGGATTACTTCAAGCAATTCAAGCAAAAATAAATTTCGTAAAAGAAGAAGGTCAACCGTTTCAGATTCGTTTTCAAGAGCGGGGAGAATTCAGGCAGCTGAGTACGATGGTTGAGAAAGTGATATTTGATATCTTTCAAGAAAGCCTTCACAACACAATTAAACATGCAAAAGCGAACAAAGTTGATATTCTTCTAAGTTATTCAAATGAACAAGTTCTCTTTAAAATAAAAGATGATGGAATTGGTTTTTCACTTTATGAATCTATGATAAAAGCTAAAAATGAACCTCATTATGGTATTTTAAACATGAATGAACTTGCAGAGAGTCTTGGAGCCGCACTTCATATTGAATCAGCTAAAGGAAAAGGTACAGAAATCAGATTGCAAATACCGAACTTGGAACCAAAGGAGGCGCATTCAATTGATTAA
- a CDS encoding peptidoglycan recognition family protein: protein MALFSFVQLLIDEGKKKLGADEMEEKYPVTYQYIKKELQQRPGGNRIPRYVVAHDTGNPDSTAQQNYRYFNSRQLGSSAHVFIDDKQILVIIPLQEKAWHVRSNVSDANEWAVGVELCYGQSINFTEAYNRYVWFFAYLCEMYSWDPENHIKGHFQLDPKRRSDPLNSMHQYDKSFPFFIEDVKYELKKMIVQNEVFKDTVTASKNLYKVQIGAFSSRDNAQKLAAKAKAAGFAVFIDH, encoded by the coding sequence ATGGCTCTTTTTTCTTTTGTTCAGCTACTTATAGATGAAGGGAAGAAAAAATTAGGAGCTGATGAAATGGAAGAGAAGTACCCCGTAACCTATCAATACATAAAAAAGGAGCTGCAGCAGCGACCAGGCGGTAATAGAATTCCCCGCTATGTTGTTGCACACGATACAGGAAATCCTGATTCTACTGCACAACAAAATTACCGTTATTTTAACAGCAGGCAATTAGGGTCATCAGCGCATGTCTTTATTGATGATAAACAGATTCTAGTCATTATTCCTTTGCAAGAAAAGGCTTGGCATGTGAGGTCGAACGTATCAGATGCAAACGAGTGGGCAGTCGGGGTTGAGTTGTGTTACGGCCAGTCGATTAATTTTACAGAGGCATACAACCGTTATGTATGGTTCTTTGCTTATTTGTGTGAAATGTATAGTTGGGATCCCGAAAACCATATAAAAGGACATTTTCAGCTGGATCCAAAACGAAGATCAGATCCGCTTAACAGTATGCATCAGTATGATAAGTCATTTCCCTTTTTTATCGAGGATGTAAAATATGAATTGAAAAAAATGATTGTTCAAAATGAAGTATTTAAAGATACAGTTACTGCTTCTAAAAATCTTTATAAAGTTCAAATCGGTGCTTTTTCATCCAGAGATAATGCACAAAAACTGGCAGCCAAAGCAAAAGCAGCGGGTTTTGCAGTCTTTATTGATCATTGA
- a CDS encoding DoxX family protein codes for MLSLGLLIIRLVVGLALVGHGAQKLFGWFGGYGLKGTGGWMESIGIKPGYTMALLAGLAEFFGGLLFASGLFTTVGAILIAATMVVAIAKVHLKNGFWVTANGYEFNLVLIAVVIGVALIGAGTYSLDHLWF; via the coding sequence ATGCTATCTTTAGGATTATTAATTATTCGTCTTGTTGTAGGCTTGGCACTTGTTGGTCATGGCGCTCAAAAATTGTTTGGCTGGTTTGGAGGCTACGGCTTAAAAGGAACTGGTGGCTGGATGGAATCAATCGGAATCAAACCAGGTTATACGATGGCACTTTTAGCAGGGTTAGCCGAATTTTTTGGCGGTTTGCTATTCGCTTCAGGGCTATTTACAACAGTAGGAGCAATTTTAATTGCGGCAACAATGGTCGTCGCTATAGCAAAAGTTCACTTGAAGAATGGTTTTTGGGTAACGGCGAATGGATATGAATTTAACTTAGTATTAATTGCTGTCGTAATCGGGGTTGCATTAATTGGTGCAGGGACTTATTCACTCGATCATTTATGGTTTTAA
- a CDS encoding TVP38/TMEM64 family protein: protein MDWRNLQQYFTEKNILNLLEQYRDLGFLPGILLPMLESFLPILPLFIVVAGNAAAYGFWLGFLYSWIGVCLGSIIVFLVVRRFGQKKFLDFLNRHANTTRMLNWVERHGFGMLFLIYCFPFSPSALINVVGGLSRINTRTFILSLTLGKLVMIAIVSLSDMIL from the coding sequence ATGGACTGGAGAAACTTGCAGCAGTATTTTACAGAAAAAAATATACTTAATTTACTTGAACAATATCGTGATCTTGGTTTTTTACCAGGTATATTGCTTCCGATGCTTGAATCGTTTTTACCAATCTTGCCTTTATTCATTGTAGTAGCTGGAAACGCAGCCGCATATGGATTTTGGTTAGGTTTTTTATATTCTTGGATCGGGGTCTGCTTAGGCTCCATAATTGTATTTTTAGTCGTACGGAGATTCGGACAAAAAAAGTTCTTGGATTTCTTAAACAGGCACGCAAATACAACCCGTATGTTAAATTGGGTGGAACGACACGGATTTGGGATGCTGTTCCTCATTTATTGTTTTCCGTTCTCACCGTCAGCGCTAATTAATGTAGTTGGTGGATTGTCGAGAATTAATACACGAACTTTCATTTTATCCTTGACGCTTGGAAAACTTGTCATGATCGCGATCGTCTCTTTATCGGATATGATTTTGTAG
- the map gene encoding type I methionyl aminopeptidase has translation MIHYKTNEQIEKMHRAGQLLASCHKSLAKKIHEGITTWEIDQYVDHYLESNGAKAVQKDYMGYPFATCGSVNNVACHGLPNKIPLKNGDIVTIDFVVELNGWLADSAWSYGVGTLSYSAERIMKTAKEALYKGIEKAQIGNRIGDIGYAIQSYADKKGYSIVREFIGHGIGQKIHEEPQVHHVGERNTGEELKEGMVITIEPILNQGLPFLTMAGDGWSALTFDGSLSAQYEHTIAITKKGPIILTEQT, from the coding sequence TTGATTCATTACAAAACAAATGAACAAATTGAAAAGATGCATCGTGCTGGTCAACTGCTTGCTTCTTGTCATAAATCGCTGGCTAAAAAAATTCATGAAGGCATTACAACTTGGGAAATCGATCAATATGTGGATCATTACTTGGAAAGCAATGGTGCAAAAGCGGTGCAAAAAGATTATATGGGCTATCCTTTTGCTACATGTGGTTCAGTAAACAATGTCGCTTGTCATGGGCTTCCAAATAAAATACCGCTTAAGAACGGCGATATTGTAACGATTGATTTTGTCGTTGAGTTAAATGGGTGGCTGGCTGACTCAGCTTGGTCTTACGGGGTAGGTACGTTATCTTACAGTGCAGAAAGAATTATGAAAACAGCAAAAGAAGCGCTATATAAAGGGATTGAAAAAGCACAAATTGGTAATCGCATTGGTGATATCGGTTACGCCATTCAATCATATGCTGACAAAAAAGGATATTCCATAGTAAGAGAATTTATTGGGCATGGCATTGGACAAAAGATTCATGAAGAACCTCAAGTACACCATGTTGGAGAACGCAATACGGGGGAGGAGCTAAAAGAAGGTATGGTTATTACGATCGAACCCATCTTAAATCAAGGTTTGCCGTTTTTAACAATGGCTGGTGATGGCTGGTCAGCACTGACTTTTGATGGCAGTTTATCTGCACAATATGAGCATACAATCGCCATTACAAAAAAGGGTCCAATTATTTTAACTGAACAGACGTAA
- the chrA gene encoding chromate efflux transporter codes for MFSLKEAKKNRHSLVEIFFTALRLGLTSFGGPIAHLGYFRDEYVQKRKWLDDRTYADLVALCQFLPGPASSQVGIGIGAMRGGLLGGFLAWLGFTMPSVIALILFAYFLKGTTYDLDGLIHALKIVAIAVVAQALLGMGRNLANTNSKAGLAVLAAAAALLVPSALVQLGIILIAAIIGYFLYRENSKDNEQFEPTSKRGRGWVWLVLFAVLLAILPFLRSQFSGIEAAIIDTFYRVGSLVFGGGHVVLPMLEREVVPLHWVSSSEFLAGYGAAQAVPGPLFTFAAYLGTMTAGITGGLIAVIAIFLPSFLLVYGALPYWNSFRNNMKFSAALTGVNAAVVGLLLAAFYDPLWTSTVKAPLDFVLSALAFTALVIWKLPPRMIVAAAVIGGMVTSLIS; via the coding sequence ATGTTTTCCTTGAAGGAAGCGAAAAAAAATAGACACTCTTTAGTAGAAATATTTTTTACCGCATTACGATTGGGGCTGACTTCATTTGGAGGTCCAATCGCACATTTAGGCTATTTTCGAGATGAATATGTCCAAAAAAGAAAATGGCTGGATGATCGTACATATGCAGATTTAGTAGCACTTTGTCAGTTCCTTCCTGGCCCCGCGAGCAGTCAGGTCGGTATTGGTATCGGAGCGATGCGCGGTGGTCTTCTAGGCGGCTTTTTAGCATGGCTTGGTTTCACGATGCCATCTGTTATTGCACTTATTTTATTTGCTTATTTTTTAAAAGGAACCACGTATGATCTGGATGGTTTGATTCATGCGCTAAAAATCGTTGCCATAGCAGTAGTTGCTCAAGCGTTGCTTGGAATGGGAAGGAATCTTGCAAACACGAACAGCAAAGCCGGACTTGCTGTACTTGCAGCAGCAGCAGCTCTTTTAGTGCCATCTGCACTCGTTCAGCTTGGTATTATCTTAATAGCTGCAATTATTGGTTATTTTTTATATCGTGAAAATAGTAAAGATAATGAACAGTTTGAACCAACTTCTAAAAGAGGTAGAGGCTGGGTTTGGTTAGTTCTGTTTGCAGTATTGCTCGCTATTTTGCCGTTTCTTCGATCACAGTTTTCCGGAATTGAAGCTGCGATTATAGATACGTTTTACAGAGTTGGGTCATTGGTATTTGGTGGAGGTCATGTTGTCCTGCCAATGTTAGAAAGAGAGGTAGTGCCATTACACTGGGTGAGCAGTTCGGAATTTCTAGCCGGATATGGAGCAGCCCAGGCTGTTCCGGGTCCTCTTTTCACCTTTGCTGCATACCTGGGAACGATGACAGCTGGGATCACCGGTGGATTAATTGCAGTCATTGCGATTTTCCTGCCTTCCTTTTTACTTGTGTATGGAGCACTTCCATATTGGAATTCGTTTCGAAATAATATGAAATTCTCAGCAGCTTTAACGGGTGTGAATGCGGCCGTAGTAGGGTTGCTTCTTGCGGCATTTTACGATCCTTTATGGACGAGCACGGTAAAAGCACCTCTAGATTTTGTTTTATCTGCGCTTGCGTTTACAGCACTCGTAATCTGGAAATTGCCTCCTAGGATGATTGTAGCTGCGGCTGTTATTGGCGGTATGGTTACATCATTAATCTCGTAA
- a CDS encoding MarR family transcriptional regulator gives MKNVEQGRKVIEHELEMSIRRLFRTLRKGLNELYTDYIPSNEFAVLQTLSNHSPLMASEIANELKVSSSHITAVTDRLVKKGYIQRVRSDSDRRIVYLEVTDDGRTIAAEMDEIKNEYFGDKFSHLSDEEMKSMISFFTKLLD, from the coding sequence ATGAAAAATGTTGAGCAGGGACGCAAAGTAATCGAACACGAGCTAGAAATGAGCATTCGCAGGCTTTTTAGAACTCTGCGAAAAGGACTAAATGAGCTATACACAGATTATATTCCAAGTAATGAATTCGCTGTTTTGCAAACGCTGAGTAATCATAGTCCACTGATGGCTTCAGAAATAGCCAATGAACTTAAAGTTTCATCCAGCCACATTACAGCTGTGACTGACCGGCTTGTAAAAAAGGGGTACATCCAACGAGTAAGATCTGATTCTGATCGCAGAATTGTCTACTTAGAAGTAACGGATGATGGCAGAACTATCGCCGCTGAGATGGACGAAATCAAAAATGAGTATTTTGGGGATAAGTTCAGTCACTTATCAGATGAAGAAATGAAGTCAATGATAAGTTTTTTTACAAAACTGCTGGATTGA
- the mgtE gene encoding magnesium transporter, with product MFKEMSENEILLYVIKNLKELRKKEFQLLMDELHPYDIAIVYKNLPEKHRHKFVTFLTTRQIASLIQELESDLQMEILHKLGIERSSHIMNLMENDDLADLLANLDVNELQDFLGSMKADESKSVQSLMQYESDTAGGIMTNRFVWIPQVYTVRDAVEKLKTFAGFAENIYYLYVINDEKKLVGVVSYRDLLLAEMDEKIEEIMYSRVIAVPADMDQEEVARTIERYDFIAVPVLDEQERLIGIVTVDDVLDVLIEEANEDIEKLSATGKSIDFQTSAIVASYRRLPWLILLLFIGILSGSIISNFESTIHRVVALTYFMPMIAGMTGNTGTQSLAVVVRGLVSNDIDKATIIKLILREFGVGFIIGVTCGILIALVAYLWKGNLILGMVVGSSLFFTLIIGTLAGTLIPLLLYRFKVDPAVASGPLITTLNDIFSLLVYFGTATMFLSHLL from the coding sequence TTGTTTAAAGAAATGTCAGAAAACGAAATTTTATTATATGTCATAAAAAACTTAAAAGAGCTTCGAAAAAAAGAATTTCAATTGTTAATGGACGAACTTCATCCTTACGATATTGCCATCGTTTATAAAAATTTGCCTGAGAAGCATAGGCATAAATTTGTTACTTTCTTAACTACCAGACAGATAGCATCGCTGATTCAGGAATTAGAAAGTGACTTGCAGATGGAGATCCTGCATAAATTGGGCATCGAGCGTTCATCTCATATTATGAACTTGATGGAAAACGATGACCTGGCGGATTTGCTGGCAAACCTTGACGTGAATGAACTTCAAGATTTCCTAGGATCCATGAAGGCAGACGAATCCAAATCTGTTCAAAGTCTGATGCAGTACGAATCTGATACGGCCGGCGGGATCATGACGAATCGTTTTGTATGGATTCCTCAAGTCTACACCGTTCGTGATGCGGTTGAAAAACTAAAGACATTTGCCGGATTTGCTGAAAACATTTATTACTTGTATGTCATTAATGATGAAAAAAAGCTAGTTGGGGTTGTTTCGTACAGAGATCTATTATTAGCTGAGATGGATGAAAAAATTGAAGAAATTATGTACAGCAGGGTTATTGCCGTTCCTGCTGATATGGACCAGGAAGAAGTTGCCCGAACCATTGAGCGTTATGATTTTATCGCAGTACCGGTACTTGATGAACAAGAACGGTTAATTGGTATTGTAACAGTCGATGATGTCCTCGACGTTTTAATAGAAGAGGCGAACGAAGATATTGAAAAGTTATCAGCGACTGGTAAATCAATCGACTTCCAAACGAGTGCAATCGTTGCATCCTATAGACGGTTGCCATGGCTTATTCTATTGCTTTTTATCGGTATATTATCCGGAAGTATCATCAGTAACTTTGAAAGTACGATACACCGGGTTGTTGCACTCACATACTTCATGCCTATGATCGCAGGTATGACGGGGAATACTGGAACCCAATCGCTCGCGGTTGTTGTTCGCGGGCTCGTTTCAAACGATATCGACAAAGCGACCATTATTAAATTGATTCTTCGGGAATTCGGAGTAGGTTTTATTATAGGCGTAACTTGCGGTATTTTAATCGCACTTGTTGCTTATTTGTGGAAAGGGAACCTCATATTAGGTATGGTCGTTGGCAGTTCCTTATTCTTTACTTTAATAATAGGTACATTAGCAGGAACATTGATTCCATTGCTGCTTTACCGTTTTAAAGTCGATCCAGCCGTTGCATCCGGTCCACTTATTACTACATTGAATGATATTTTTTCATTACTTGTTTACTTTGGGACAGCAACGATGTTCTTATCTCATCTTTTATAA
- a CDS encoding GNAT family N-acetyltransferase yields the protein MIVKTDQTWHEKVMEYLSTEPALNLFIIADIENFGYETDFQDIWADVDDEGNIQGILLRYLGNYLPYAKGVINAEAFSTIINSDTEYEMLSGKKDITEQFYNYVNFERTKETYFAELKDDRFLNRATNRESIQIAKLSDVDKLMQLKSMIKEFHIRQTARQSLEQSITTKTGRTYFIEEGDKVVSCASTTAENSLSAMIVGVCSHPEKRKKGLATICMNALCLDVLAEGKTLCLFYDNPKAGSIYKRLGFKDIGLWSMNFPSRNNELEQVKTAVRNVPE from the coding sequence ATGATTGTAAAAACAGATCAAACCTGGCACGAAAAGGTGATGGAATATCTTAGTACCGAACCAGCATTAAATTTATTTATCATCGCTGACATTGAAAACTTCGGTTACGAAACAGACTTTCAAGATATTTGGGCAGATGTGGATGATGAGGGAAACATTCAAGGAATTCTTCTGCGTTATTTGGGAAACTATCTGCCATATGCAAAAGGTGTGATTAATGCTGAAGCATTTTCAACAATCATAAACAGTGATACTGAGTACGAAATGCTTTCGGGTAAAAAAGATATAACAGAACAATTTTACAACTATGTAAATTTTGAACGCACAAAAGAAACGTATTTTGCAGAGTTAAAAGACGATCGATTTTTAAATAGGGCAACTAACAGAGAAAGTATTCAAATAGCAAAGTTAAGTGATGTAGATAAACTGATGCAGCTTAAAAGTATGATCAAGGAATTCCATATTCGCCAGACTGCGCGCCAAAGCTTAGAACAATCGATTACAACGAAGACAGGACGAACTTATTTCATTGAAGAAGGAGACAAGGTTGTTTCTTGTGCATCAACGACTGCTGAAAACTCTTTATCCGCTATGATAGTAGGTGTTTGCTCACATCCGGAAAAAAGAAAAAAAGGATTGGCGACGATTTGTATGAACGCATTATGTCTGGATGTGCTGGCAGAAGGGAAAACACTCTGCCTGTTCTATGATAATCCGAAAGCAGGATCCATCTATAAAAGGCTTGGATTCAAGGATATCGGATTATGGAGTATGAATTTTCCTTCACGAAATAATGAATTAGAGCAAGTAAAAACGGCTGTCAGAAATGTTCCTGAATAA
- a CDS encoding response regulator transcription factor gives MINILLVDDHAILRDGLKNIISFEEDMQVAGEATSGEEALVLAEKLSPDVIIMDINLPGINGVETTSLIKAKKPNARILVLTMYTHDEYLLASLKAGADGYLLKDAPSEHVIDAIKAVHRGESMITPRMTKKLVTMHLQQTQVRREDSNLTDREQEVLIGLVEGLSNKEIAEKLYISDKTVKIHVSKIFKKLEVKSRSQAVIYAVQNQLVSM, from the coding sequence TTGATTAATATTTTACTTGTAGACGACCACGCTATTTTAAGAGATGGTTTGAAAAACATCATATCGTTTGAAGAGGATATGCAAGTAGCAGGTGAAGCTACTTCTGGCGAAGAGGCACTAGTCTTGGCTGAGAAATTGTCACCAGATGTGATCATCATGGATATCAACCTGCCCGGAATAAACGGAGTTGAGACGACATCACTTATAAAAGCAAAAAAACCAAACGCTCGGATATTAGTCTTAACGATGTATACACATGATGAATACTTGCTTGCTTCGTTAAAAGCAGGAGCAGATGGCTATTTACTGAAAGATGCACCTTCAGAACATGTAATTGACGCTATTAAAGCTGTACACCGCGGGGAATCAATGATTACACCTCGTATGACAAAGAAACTTGTCACGATGCACTTGCAGCAGACGCAAGTTAGGAGGGAAGATTCAAATCTTACTGACCGTGAACAAGAAGTTTTGATCGGCTTAGTTGAAGGATTAAGCAATAAAGAGATTGCTGAAAAATTGTATATCAGTGATAAAACGGTAAAGATTCACGTAAGTAAGATCTTTAAGAAACTGGAAGTGAAAAGCCGTTCTCAAGCAGTTATCTATGCAGTTCAAAATCAGCTCGTTTCAATGTAA